In the Paenibacillus sp. FSL H7-0357 genome, one interval contains:
- a CDS encoding helix-turn-helix transcriptional regulator: MRLHRLIGILLLVESRGKMKASDLAAALETSVRSIYRDIDVLAEAGIPMVSAPGPSGGISLMEGYTVNLRQLHGDEMIQLYLTGMGFQSGRNSESGLKLRNALLKLEKSLPAAYQEDIRKAQNVFYFDDTPWWTEQNAVPCLETLRAALWKSQKISVQYRKVNNDISSRLLLPYGLVVKQGAWYLVAYCEEAEGMRTFKCERFEAVQLLEEEYGIPAEFSLEKYWSSGEERFKQSRRAEEHYPVVLRIEKGKQELVNRLEVMHKGEEEGILVLTVNMYSYENACLKALALLTDTEILEPFLLREYIKEKVTALQHKYL; this comes from the coding sequence ATGCGCTTGCATCGCTTGATTGGGATATTGTTACTGGTAGAATCCAGGGGGAAAATGAAAGCAAGTGACTTGGCGGCCGCACTAGAAACCTCGGTACGATCCATTTATAGAGACATAGACGTTCTGGCGGAGGCTGGAATTCCCATGGTATCTGCACCTGGGCCGAGTGGCGGGATTTCGCTAATGGAGGGCTACACGGTCAACCTGCGGCAGTTGCACGGGGACGAGATGATTCAGCTCTATTTAACGGGAATGGGCTTTCAATCAGGAAGGAACAGCGAATCGGGCCTCAAGTTGAGGAACGCGTTATTAAAGCTGGAAAAGTCCTTGCCAGCCGCTTATCAGGAGGATATCCGCAAAGCCCAAAATGTCTTTTATTTCGATGATACCCCTTGGTGGACGGAACAGAATGCGGTGCCGTGTCTGGAGACTCTGCGTGCTGCACTGTGGAAATCACAAAAGATTAGCGTTCAATACCGAAAGGTCAATAACGACATTTCTTCCCGGTTACTGCTGCCCTACGGCCTCGTAGTCAAACAAGGGGCTTGGTATCTGGTCGCTTATTGCGAGGAGGCAGAGGGGATGCGCACCTTTAAATGCGAGCGGTTCGAAGCGGTACAATTACTGGAAGAAGAATATGGAATCCCGGCGGAGTTTTCTTTGGAGAAGTATTGGAGCAGCGGGGAGGAGCGCTTTAAACAAAGCCGGAGGGCTGAAGAACACTATCCGGTAGTCCTTCGCATAGAAAAGGGTAAGCAGGAACTTGTGAACAGGCTTGAGGTTATGCATAAGGGTGAAGAGGAGGGAATTCTTGTGTTGACCGTAAATATGTACAGCTATGAGAATGCCTGTCTGAAGGCGCTGGCGCTGCTCACCGATACCGAAATTCTTGAGCCGTTTCTACTTAGAGAGTACATTAAGGAGAAAGTAACTGCTTTGCAGCATAAGTACCTATGA
- a CDS encoding Gfo/Idh/MocA family protein: protein MNIGILGTGFGAYHAAILKKLDSVERVVIFGRNEDKLHKLKEELGVEITSSIEDIMQDSGLDIIDICLPSPLHKKYTLEALKAGKHVFCETPVVLSLEDATAMREAELQYGKRILVNQFIKFDPAYQYLYESARLEKYGKLLHVSVKRETPPLWGNLGLGTLPTNLMIHELDFITWLLGSTAPSSAWGTNSGKEEQALVHVSFEESGVSAEVTVSSLMPDSYPFTVGYEAYFEQAKLVFHESDDMQGNIDTALYEYSKAGKQEIVLEKQDPYKQSLQHAIHCLQNGSESVLSLNQALQSMEIALDLKQRLTGSTD, encoded by the coding sequence ATGAATATTGGCATATTAGGAACAGGTTTCGGAGCATATCATGCCGCCATATTAAAGAAACTGGATAGTGTTGAACGGGTTGTCATCTTCGGGAGGAACGAAGACAAGCTGCATAAGCTGAAGGAAGAGCTTGGCGTTGAGATCACATCGTCTATAGAGGACATTATGCAAGATTCCGGACTGGATATCATTGATATCTGTCTACCTTCTCCACTACATAAGAAATACACTCTAGAGGCACTGAAAGCCGGCAAACATGTATTTTGTGAAACTCCGGTTGTGCTAAGCTTAGAAGATGCGACGGCAATGAGAGAGGCTGAGCTTCAATACGGGAAAAGAATTCTCGTCAATCAGTTCATCAAATTTGATCCGGCCTATCAATATCTGTATGAATCCGCACGACTGGAGAAGTATGGCAAGCTGCTGCATGTGTCTGTCAAAAGAGAAACCCCACCACTTTGGGGGAATCTGGGGCTTGGCACCCTCCCTACAAATCTGATGATCCATGAGCTGGATTTCATCACCTGGCTGCTGGGTTCAACTGCTCCCTCCTCCGCATGGGGAACAAATAGCGGCAAGGAGGAACAAGCGCTGGTCCATGTATCCTTTGAGGAATCCGGGGTCTCAGCGGAAGTTACCGTTTCTTCGCTTATGCCTGATTCTTACCCCTTTACAGTTGGATATGAGGCTTACTTTGAGCAGGCGAAGCTGGTCTTTCATGAAAGTGATGACATGCAGGGAAACATCGATACTGCATTGTATGAATACAGCAAGGCCGGCAAGCAAGAGATCGTTCTGGAGAAACAAGATCCATACAAGCAAAGTCTCCAGCATGCGATTCACTGTTTACAAAACGGATCGGAATCCGTCCTTTCGCTGAATCAAGCACTCCAGTCCATGGAAATAGCGCTTGATCTGAAGCAGCGGTTAACCGGCTCTACAGACTAA
- a CDS encoding SDR family oxidoreductase: MIVIMGATGTIGSALLERLVDHGVPVRALSREPEKLRDQIGEKGRSTIEVALAEASDPESLRRAFTGASQLFLAMSNSPRQIELETSIIQIAAESGIKHIVKISSPAFEQSSPVAVAGWHQEIEKTLRESGLTHTVLRPYAFMQNLLRLAPTITTQNVFFGSMGDSPCNFIDCRDIADVAAEVLTNREVSGQIYTLTGSEIFSYPQIASQLSALLNRPISYINMEPQVLLRNLIEHGHMPPWLANHVVEIQTMSTVVPESPNDTVKRLLGREPRTLDAFLHERVENFR; this comes from the coding sequence ATGATAGTTATTATGGGAGCAACAGGTACGATAGGCAGTGCACTTTTGGAACGTTTGGTTGATCATGGCGTACCTGTCAGGGCGCTGAGCAGAGAGCCAGAGAAGTTGCGTGATCAGATCGGAGAAAAAGGCCGATCGACTATCGAGGTCGCATTGGCGGAGGCTTCTGACCCCGAATCGCTGCGCCGCGCGTTTACAGGTGCTAGCCAGCTCTTCCTTGCCATGTCCAATAGTCCAAGACAAATCGAATTGGAAACTTCAATCATTCAGATTGCCGCCGAATCTGGAATCAAACACATCGTAAAAATATCCAGCCCTGCCTTTGAGCAGAGCTCTCCAGTGGCAGTGGCGGGCTGGCATCAAGAAATCGAGAAAACGCTGAGGGAATCGGGTCTCACCCACACCGTGTTGCGCCCTTATGCGTTCATGCAAAACTTATTACGCCTTGCACCAACGATCACAACCCAAAATGTATTTTTCGGCTCCATGGGCGATTCACCGTGTAACTTCATTGACTGTCGCGATATCGCAGATGTTGCCGCAGAAGTTCTAACCAACCGCGAGGTATCAGGCCAAATATATACGCTTACTGGTTCGGAGATTTTCAGTTATCCCCAGATCGCGAGTCAACTATCCGCCCTGCTTAATCGGCCGATAAGTTACATCAACATGGAACCCCAAGTACTACTTCGTAATCTTATCGAGCACGGGCATATGCCTCCTTGGCTCGCGAACCACGTTGTGGAAATTCAAACCATGTCTACGGTGGTGCCAGAAAGTCCAAATGACACTGTGAAACGCTTGCTCGGCAGAGAGCCACGCACGTTAGATGCCTTTCTGCATGAGCGTGTAGAAAATTTCCGGTAG
- a CDS encoding MarR family winged helix-turn-helix transcriptional regulator, which translates to MNNNNKITNDIDAIPSLVQSKRQIDRYNLDIDAQAILVASRLMAAGAKLGHASEIHFSRFGLSTGRYRLLADLEDNEGEELPSQLAEHLGVTRATVTGLIDILERDGLVARRSSSDDGRQRSVILTEEGAKKLREMAPEHFARLEAMVGLLNIEERSVFLDLLGRVTQGISALTGELGSKPKGNISNE; encoded by the coding sequence ATGAACAACAATAATAAAATAACAAATGACATTGACGCTATTCCATCGCTTGTACAATCCAAGCGTCAGATTGACCGCTATAACCTAGACATAGACGCACAGGCTATACTCGTCGCGTCTAGGCTAATGGCAGCGGGAGCCAAGCTTGGGCATGCCTCGGAGATTCATTTCTCTAGATTCGGTTTATCAACAGGGCGATATCGTTTATTGGCAGATCTTGAAGACAACGAAGGAGAAGAGTTGCCTTCGCAATTAGCGGAGCATCTAGGCGTTACACGTGCTACAGTGACTGGTCTTATCGACATTCTTGAACGAGATGGCCTAGTAGCTCGGCGATCAAGCTCAGACGATGGCCGTCAGAGATCGGTCATTTTGACGGAAGAAGGAGCGAAGAAGCTCCGTGAAATGGCTCCTGAGCATTTCGCTCGGCTGGAAGCAATGGTGGGCTTACTTAATATCGAGGAGCGCAGCGTATTTCTCGACTTGCTAGGCCGAGTTACACAAGGCATCTCAGCACTTACGGGCGAACTAGGCTCGAAACCAAAAGGAAATATCAGTAATGAGTAA
- a CDS encoding undecaprenyl-diphosphate phosphatase: MSDVIKAIILGIIEGLTEFLPVSSTGHLILAGNLLSFEGDAAITFKIVIQLGAVMAVLILYWRRYLKIGANMIRMDFSKSKGLNVIHMILAMLPALILYLLFKDTIKSKLFGPTPVLIGLVVGGVLMIIAARSRRTETADTIDGINYKQAFGIGLFQCLALWPGFSRSGSTISGGLLLGTSQKAAADFTFLISVPVMFGASLLDLYDSRDLLNSDDFFLMLIGFMTSFIVAMIAVVTFIKLIKRLRLEWFALYRFVLAALFYFIVIL, translated from the coding sequence ATGAGTGATGTAATTAAAGCAATCATACTCGGCATAATTGAGGGCTTAACTGAATTTTTACCGGTATCGTCTACTGGACATCTTATTTTAGCAGGCAATTTGCTTAGCTTTGAGGGAGACGCGGCAATAACATTTAAAATTGTTATACAGTTGGGTGCAGTGATGGCAGTTCTAATTCTTTATTGGAGGAGGTATTTGAAGATTGGGGCTAATATGATTAGAATGGATTTTTCTAAAAGTAAAGGATTAAATGTCATTCATATGATTTTGGCTATGTTACCAGCATTAATCCTATATCTTCTCTTCAAGGATACAATAAAAAGCAAATTATTCGGCCCAACCCCTGTCTTGATCGGTCTAGTTGTGGGTGGTGTGTTGATGATCATTGCAGCAAGGAGTAGGAGAACTGAAACCGCTGATACGATTGATGGGATTAATTATAAACAGGCTTTCGGGATTGGCCTGTTCCAGTGTTTGGCTTTGTGGCCGGGATTTTCGAGATCAGGTTCGACGATTTCAGGTGGCCTTTTGCTTGGCACTAGCCAAAAAGCCGCTGCAGATTTCACGTTCCTTATTTCCGTGCCTGTAATGTTTGGTGCAAGCTTGCTGGATTTGTACGATAGTCGCGATTTGCTGAATTCTGACGATTTCTTTCTAATGTTAATTGGCTTTATGACATCCTTTATTGTGGCAATGATTGCAGTAGTGACGTTCATCAAACTGATTAAACGACTTCGATTGGAATGGTTTGCGCTATACCGTTTTGTCTTAGCAGCTCTTTTCTATTTTATCGTTATACTGTAA
- a CDS encoding flavodoxin domain-containing protein, translated as MRTLILYATKYGCTEKAAYLLKSQLRGEVEAINLKYVKVPPLTAYDNIILGGSVYYGKIRKEMAQFSRDNKEMLKSKRLGLFICAGLKGEQAEQELRLAFPEELYSKALVKEVFGDEIYTDKMSATDKLILRIAKGKEKGNTGLALDRITSFAHAMN; from the coding sequence ATGAGGACATTGATTTTGTATGCCACTAAATACGGGTGTACAGAGAAGGCAGCCTATCTCTTGAAATCCCAGCTGCGGGGCGAAGTGGAAGCGATCAATCTTAAGTACGTCAAAGTTCCACCGCTTACTGCGTATGACAATATTATTTTAGGCGGTTCCGTCTATTACGGGAAAATTCGCAAGGAAATGGCCCAATTTTCCCGAGATAATAAGGAGATGTTAAAGAGCAAACGTCTCGGGCTGTTCATTTGCGCAGGTTTGAAGGGAGAGCAGGCGGAGCAAGAGCTCAGACTTGCTTTTCCTGAGGAATTGTACAGCAAAGCCCTTGTGAAGGAAGTATTCGGAGATGAGATTTATACCGATAAAATGTCTGCAACGGACAAATTAATCCTCCGGATCGCCAAAGGAAAGGAAAAGGGCAATACAGGGTTAGCTTTGGACAGGATAACGAGCTTTGCTCATGCGATGAATTGA
- a CDS encoding TetR/AcrR family transcriptional regulator encodes MSKEGRQEREREAMRTLILETAGQLVAENGIQKLSIRKIAESMEYSPGIIYHYFEGKEDIIGQLLEQGYRNLLQNLNAATAHNSEELLPEEALSRSLSQFIRMAIEEGTQYRNVMLNDSAAVLRHTAVLHMGALQERNAIGMLCATLRRFKGLASQSERELELTAQVIWSAAFGLIIRLTVENPPEEQKEALISRHLQAMLTIASG; translated from the coding sequence ATGAGCAAAGAAGGCCGGCAAGAGCGTGAGCGGGAAGCCATGCGGACACTGATTCTGGAAACGGCAGGCCAATTAGTGGCCGAGAATGGAATACAGAAGCTGTCGATCCGCAAAATAGCTGAAAGTATGGAGTATTCACCGGGGATCATTTATCACTATTTTGAGGGGAAAGAGGATATCATCGGGCAATTGCTGGAGCAAGGGTACCGCAATCTGCTTCAGAACCTGAACGCTGCCACGGCACATAACAGTGAAGAATTATTACCGGAGGAGGCGTTGAGCCGCTCGTTGTCGCAATTTATTCGCATGGCTATAGAGGAAGGGACACAATACCGCAATGTAATGCTTAATGATTCTGCGGCAGTCCTCAGACATACTGCGGTGCTGCATATGGGGGCTTTACAGGAACGGAATGCAATCGGCATGCTGTGCGCAACACTCCGCAGGTTCAAGGGCTTGGCGTCACAAAGTGAGCGTGAACTGGAGCTGACAGCCCAAGTTATCTGGAGCGCAGCCTTCGGGTTGATTATCAGACTGACTGTAGAGAATCCCCCGGAGGAACAGAAGGAAGCCTTGATTTCACGTCATTTGCAGGCGATGCTAACGATAGCATCAGGATAA
- a CDS encoding putative immunity protein: MGNVKFIDTDKGKTISDLQNKVEHKTLVLWAVDCAERVLPFFEERHPDDKRLREAVEAGRSWLRGELTMSEARTAAFAAHAAARETEGDAACAAARSAGQAAASAHVAGHAVHAATYAAKAITYSSYPADRISNTAKEREWQLQHLLDLKNGGEK, encoded by the coding sequence ATGGGGAACGTGAAATTTATTGATACCGACAAGGGGAAAACGATTAGTGATCTTCAAAATAAAGTTGAGCACAAAACACTTGTCTTATGGGCTGTTGATTGCGCTGAGCGGGTACTCCCGTTTTTTGAAGAGAGGCACCCGGATGACAAGCGTCTTCGGGAAGCTGTTGAGGCCGGGCGTTCCTGGTTGCGCGGTGAGTTAACGATGAGTGAAGCACGTACAGCCGCTTTTGCCGCTCATGCTGCGGCCCGTGAAACCGAAGGGGATGCTGCATGCGCCGCAGCCCGTTCTGCAGGCCAGGCCGCAGCCTCCGCTCATGTAGCCGGACACGCTGTTCACGCAGCAACCTACGCTGCCAAAGCTATAACCTACAGCTCTTACCCCGCAGATAGAATTAGCAACACGGCCAAAGAACGTGAATGGCAACTCCAGCATCTGCTTGATCTGAAGAATGGAGGGGAGAAATGA